In the genome of Nitrospira japonica, one region contains:
- a CDS encoding DUF2779 domain-containing protein, which produces MEDQTDSSGPTAPPRLSKSKFLSGLQCLKRVYLEIHKPFLATPPDAATRALLAMGHEIGLEAQRRFPGGVPVSAGVRQREAALARTATLIEDPAVPAIFEGAFESGGVFVRVDILERKRDAETGASSWRLIEVKSSTRVKDLHLSDLAIQSYVLLQAGIRLAGSCLMHINTGYRYGGGDLDLEQLFAIEDVSEAVAKRSAEVSGLLTVMKERLTALEPPDVEPGSHCLSPYACPFWAHCTKEKPDRWIYRLSGPKAAVEGLARQGISTIDAIPPATPLTPLQRRIKDNVEWISPKLKASLESIRYPVHHLDFETIMPAVPRFAFTRPYQAVPMQWSNHIEDQSGAVIHHEFLHDQPTEPRRRWAESLIESLGEHGTICVYSPYEQAVIKQMIEDFPDFRSDFRQILKRLWDLQAVIQTNYYHPDFGGSYSLKSVLPAMARSVGYDDLTIRDGGQAAAAYHHMVFVETDWIEQAATRDALRRYCARDTWALVQVRHALSRKVSFPVAPSLMKDPTG; this is translated from the coding sequence ATGGAGGATCAGACCGATTCATCGGGGCCCACCGCGCCGCCGCGGCTGTCGAAGTCGAAGTTTCTGTCCGGTCTCCAATGTCTCAAGCGTGTCTATCTGGAAATTCACAAACCCTTCCTCGCAACCCCTCCGGACGCTGCCACGCGGGCGCTGTTGGCCATGGGGCACGAGATCGGCCTCGAGGCGCAACGCCGTTTCCCCGGCGGCGTGCCCGTTTCCGCCGGTGTCCGCCAACGTGAGGCGGCGTTGGCGCGAACGGCGACTCTGATCGAAGATCCGGCCGTGCCGGCCATTTTCGAGGGGGCGTTTGAATCCGGCGGCGTGTTCGTCCGCGTCGACATTCTCGAACGGAAGCGGGATGCCGAAACCGGGGCTTCGTCCTGGCGTCTGATCGAAGTGAAGTCGTCGACGAGGGTCAAGGATCTTCACCTTTCCGATCTGGCCATTCAAAGTTATGTCCTTCTGCAGGCAGGGATCAGGCTGGCCGGCTCCTGTCTGATGCACATCAATACGGGGTATCGCTACGGGGGAGGAGATCTTGATCTGGAGCAACTCTTCGCGATCGAGGACGTGTCGGAAGCCGTCGCGAAGCGAAGTGCCGAGGTCTCAGGTCTTCTGACCGTCATGAAGGAGCGATTGACCGCGCTCGAACCGCCGGACGTCGAGCCCGGATCGCATTGTCTCAGCCCCTATGCATGCCCGTTCTGGGCGCACTGCACCAAAGAGAAACCGGATCGATGGATTTACCGGCTCTCGGGTCCCAAGGCGGCGGTGGAGGGGCTGGCCCGGCAAGGCATCAGTACGATCGATGCGATTCCTCCGGCAACGCCGCTCACACCTCTCCAGAGGAGAATCAAGGATAACGTCGAGTGGATCTCGCCAAAGCTCAAGGCCTCGCTCGAATCAATCCGCTATCCGGTTCACCATCTCGATTTCGAAACCATCATGCCGGCCGTTCCACGATTTGCATTCACGAGACCGTACCAGGCCGTCCCCATGCAATGGTCGAATCATATCGAAGACCAATCGGGAGCCGTGATCCATCATGAGTTCCTACACGATCAGCCGACAGAGCCCAGGAGACGCTGGGCCGAATCATTGATCGAGTCACTGGGGGAACACGGGACCATCTGCGTCTATTCGCCCTACGAGCAGGCGGTGATCAAGCAGATGATCGAGGATTTTCCGGATTTTCGATCGGACTTCCGGCAGATTCTCAAGCGGCTCTGGGACCTGCAGGCGGTGATCCAGACCAACTATTACCACCCTGATTTCGGCGGGTCATATTCGCTCAAGTCGGTGTTGCCGGCGATGGCACGGTCCGTGGGCTATGACGATTTGACGATTCGCGACGGAGGGCAAGCCGCCGCCGCCTACCATCATATGGTCTTTGTCGAGACCGATTGGATCGAGCAGGCGGCGACGAGGGATGCACTGAGGCGGTATTGTGCGCGAGATACCTGGGCCTTGGTGCAAGTGCGACACGCACTGAGCCGCAAGGTCTCGTTTCCGGTTGCTCCGAGTCTCATGAAAGATCCGACCGGGTGA
- a CDS encoding 2-dehydropantoate 2-reductase produces MKQIMMVGAGSVGGYFGVQLAKANPDVSFLLRPRTLAAVKQHGLTVRSAGGTVTVRPAAASDPRDLPKPDLVILGVKAYDLDEVMDQIEPVIDDRTVLLTLQNGIDTEDRIHARLKRDCVVGGVAFIYSKIAEPGVIDHYKKGAIAIGELMGHESERLLQIRDLFAAAGVPCQLSKDIRRSKWEKMCWNCVFNPITVLIDDKVAQALDHPEMTGVIRQIVGEVAAVSAALKVPLPPDMADRVVKWTQEIRDIHTSMYDDWKAGRRTEIRNLNGYIVDQGRMLGIPTPVNEALTAMIKTVTEKARNGPEIIRIDGAVVQAVSLERSALRQLPTEHQVEDVGAVMPGMRGRAIRVNGLLELPALSLDADHVTFHAFDGKYAATLTLPQAREHGLVLYELDGEPIPESKGGPFRLVTPGLGDLCANVKGLGRIEVRAGKGRDTRPSERPPQCAPPC; encoded by the coding sequence ATGAAACAGATCATGATGGTCGGCGCCGGTTCGGTCGGAGGCTACTTCGGCGTCCAATTGGCCAAGGCGAATCCCGACGTATCGTTCCTTTTGCGGCCCAGGACGCTCGCCGCCGTCAAGCAACACGGTTTGACCGTGCGGAGCGCGGGCGGCACCGTGACGGTACGCCCAGCGGCGGCGTCGGATCCGCGGGACCTTCCGAAGCCTGATCTCGTCATCTTGGGTGTGAAGGCCTATGACCTCGACGAGGTGATGGATCAGATCGAACCGGTCATCGATGATCGTACAGTGCTACTCACGCTTCAAAACGGGATCGACACGGAAGACCGTATTCATGCCCGTCTCAAGCGGGATTGTGTGGTCGGCGGGGTCGCTTTCATCTACTCCAAAATCGCGGAACCGGGCGTGATCGATCATTACAAGAAGGGGGCGATCGCCATCGGGGAGTTGATGGGACACGAAAGCGAACGGCTGCTGCAGATTCGCGATCTCTTCGCGGCGGCCGGCGTGCCTTGTCAGCTGTCCAAGGATATTCGCCGGAGCAAATGGGAGAAGATGTGTTGGAATTGCGTGTTCAATCCGATCACCGTGTTGATCGACGACAAGGTGGCGCAGGCATTGGACCATCCCGAGATGACGGGCGTCATCCGCCAAATCGTCGGGGAGGTCGCGGCGGTCTCGGCAGCGTTGAAAGTGCCGCTGCCGCCGGATATGGCGGATCGGGTCGTGAAGTGGACGCAGGAGATTCGGGACATCCATACCTCAATGTACGACGATTGGAAGGCCGGTCGGCGCACGGAAATTCGTAACTTGAACGGGTATATCGTCGATCAGGGGCGGATGTTGGGCATTCCCACGCCCGTGAACGAAGCCTTGACCGCCATGATCAAGACCGTCACCGAAAAGGCGAGAAACGGACCGGAAATCATCCGCATCGACGGAGCCGTCGTTCAGGCCGTGTCGCTGGAGCGATCCGCCCTGCGCCAATTACCCACAGAGCACCAGGTGGAAGACGTCGGGGCGGTGATGCCCGGCATGCGCGGCCGGGCGATTCGAGTCAACGGACTGCTCGAGTTGCCCGCACTCTCACTCGATGCGGATCACGTGACGTTTCACGCTTTTGACGGCAAGTATGCCGCGACGCTCACGCTGCCCCAGGCCAGGGAACATGGACTCGTCCTCTACGAACTCGACGGCGAGCCGATCCCGGAGTCGAAGGGGGGACCGTTCCGCCTGGTCACTCCAGGGCTCGGCGATCTCTGCGCAAACGTCAAAGGATTGGGCCGCATCGAGGTGCGGGCAGGGAAGGGCCGTGATACGAGACCGTCCGAACGACCGCCCCAATGCGCTCCGCCGTGCTGA
- a CDS encoding alginate O-acetyltransferase AlgX-related protein, producing the protein MPFAILKHARLLLLGAILVVFFLPLILLIVFAAFHKSSASDLGSDRLELSGVVKARPEPAVSFSNWLDHTLQGHFDDQFSKVYGGRALFVRLGNQIYYSLFDKSYMQDQSIIVGKHHQLYERWYIEDYCKIRRPMRRETVAARARQIRELQSELQNRGIPLIVLITPNKASIYPEDIPEGFCGFPKFSFRDYDSFMSEFAAQHIQYVDGRAVTLAARAAAAVPLFCQGGTHWNGLGAYYTARQLTERIGKLTQTSVGPLFLQRLTVDHSPREIDRDLAALLNLAVPPYDYPAPHVMVEQRPAAGQLGKAVFVGGSFNWTLLDLLNKAKVFREIDFYYYYKLALETFPVRTSKPVDRATIDWQKDVLNARVLILEINESNFHSEYITAFLADLLQFFRKSPVA; encoded by the coding sequence ATGCCATTCGCCATTCTCAAACATGCCAGGCTCCTGCTTCTCGGAGCCATACTGGTCGTGTTCTTTCTCCCGCTGATCCTGCTAATCGTATTTGCGGCGTTTCACAAATCATCGGCCTCCGATCTGGGTTCCGATCGTCTGGAGTTGTCAGGCGTCGTAAAAGCACGGCCGGAGCCGGCCGTATCGTTTTCGAATTGGCTCGATCACACCCTGCAGGGTCATTTCGACGATCAATTCAGCAAGGTCTATGGAGGGCGGGCTCTCTTCGTACGGCTCGGGAACCAGATCTACTACTCCCTCTTCGACAAATCCTATATGCAGGACCAATCCATCATCGTCGGCAAACACCATCAGCTCTACGAACGGTGGTACATCGAGGACTATTGCAAGATCCGTCGTCCGATGCGCCGGGAGACGGTCGCCGCGCGCGCGAGACAGATTCGAGAACTTCAATCGGAGCTGCAGAACCGCGGCATCCCGCTCATCGTCCTGATCACTCCCAATAAGGCATCGATTTATCCTGAGGACATCCCGGAAGGGTTCTGTGGATTCCCCAAGTTCTCGTTTCGCGACTATGACAGCTTCATGTCGGAGTTTGCAGCCCAGCACATCCAGTATGTGGACGGTCGGGCGGTCACGCTTGCAGCGAGGGCGGCAGCCGCCGTTCCGCTGTTCTGTCAAGGAGGAACGCATTGGAACGGTCTAGGCGCCTATTACACCGCCAGACAATTGACGGAACGCATTGGCAAATTGACGCAGACCTCAGTAGGTCCTCTGTTCCTCCAACGACTCACCGTCGACCATAGTCCACGCGAGATCGACCGGGACTTGGCGGCATTGCTCAATCTCGCCGTGCCGCCCTACGACTATCCGGCACCGCATGTCATGGTCGAACAACGGCCGGCGGCCGGGCAATTGGGGAAAGCCGTGTTCGTCGGAGGAAGCTTCAATTGGACCCTGCTCGATCTCCTGAACAAGGCCAAAGTGTTTCGTGAAATCGACTTCTACTACTATTATAAATTGGCCCTTGAAACCTTTCCCGTCAGGACCAGCAAACCCGTCGATCGCGCCACGATCGATTGGCAAAAGGACGTGCTGAACGCACGGGTCCTCATACTGGAAATCAACGAAAGCAACTTTCACAGCGAATACATCACGGCCTTTCTCGCCGACTTGCTCCAATTTTTCCGCAAGTCTCCCGTCGCGTGA
- a CDS encoding MATE family efflux transporter — MADGVTQIRRSVLTLALPVTVSSLLQRAEGIVAVFLVGGLGAESIAAVGLGQLLAFIATTLVSGISVGANVITAQMWGARRHRDVGQAARHFLWLSVAVSLALTGSGLLLNGRAMGLLGVEPDVIRLALPYSTLIFILIPFSVLLQVLSAILQGTGNTKTPMYAMIGVNLIHVAIAYPLIYGRWNFPAMGINGAAIAVGFAEAAGTAYLLYRCRPLLHGPTRIRPELLRALWRVGAPVSGERIVQQTGILVYTKIVLLYGTVAYAAHQVGLSIESLSFLPGYGFAVAAATMVGQSIGAGKYTRAKLENWEANRLASLVMAVMGAVFFFFPYVLLRAFTNDESVIALGTVFLKIVALLQVPLALTMVLAGSLRGAGDTHFIMVATTIGMWAVRVPVAIVAGLWLQLEVLYVWLAMIADWTLRMGLMVWRYRSERWKAIQVIR; from the coding sequence ATGGCAGATGGTGTCACTCAGATCCGGCGTTCCGTGCTGACATTGGCGCTTCCCGTGACCGTGAGCAGTCTGCTGCAGCGGGCCGAAGGCATCGTGGCCGTATTTCTCGTGGGCGGACTCGGCGCCGAATCCATCGCGGCGGTCGGTTTAGGTCAGTTGCTGGCGTTCATCGCGACGACGCTCGTGTCTGGAATTTCAGTCGGCGCCAACGTCATCACCGCGCAAATGTGGGGAGCGCGCCGGCATCGCGACGTCGGGCAAGCCGCCCGTCATTTTCTGTGGTTGTCGGTCGCGGTCTCGCTGGCACTGACGGGATCCGGCCTGTTGCTCAATGGTCGTGCCATGGGACTGCTTGGCGTGGAACCGGACGTCATTCGCCTCGCGCTTCCCTATTCCACGCTCATTTTCATCCTGATTCCGTTCAGCGTGTTGCTTCAAGTGCTGTCGGCGATTCTGCAGGGAACGGGGAACACGAAGACACCAATGTATGCCATGATCGGCGTCAATCTCATCCACGTGGCGATCGCCTACCCGCTGATCTACGGTCGCTGGAATTTCCCCGCGATGGGGATCAACGGCGCGGCGATCGCGGTGGGCTTCGCCGAGGCCGCCGGCACCGCCTATCTGCTCTATCGCTGCCGCCCGCTCCTGCACGGACCGACTCGAATCCGTCCGGAGCTTCTTCGGGCGCTCTGGCGGGTGGGGGCTCCGGTATCCGGCGAACGCATCGTCCAACAGACCGGCATCCTGGTCTATACGAAGATCGTGCTCCTCTACGGAACGGTCGCCTATGCGGCGCACCAGGTCGGATTGTCCATTGAGTCTTTGTCTTTTCTCCCCGGCTATGGATTTGCGGTCGCCGCGGCCACCATGGTCGGTCAGAGTATCGGCGCGGGAAAATACACGAGGGCAAAACTGGAGAACTGGGAGGCCAATCGCCTGGCGTCCCTCGTGATGGCCGTCATGGGCGCCGTCTTCTTCTTTTTCCCCTATGTGCTGCTTCGCGCGTTCACGAATGATGAGTCGGTGATCGCGCTCGGAACGGTCTTCCTGAAAATCGTGGCGCTGTTGCAAGTACCGTTGGCCCTGACCATGGTTCTGGCGGGATCGTTACGCGGGGCCGGCGATACTCACTTCATCATGGTGGCCACGACGATCGGCATGTGGGCCGTCCGCGTGCCGGTCGCCATCGTGGCCGGACTCTGGCTGCAACTCGAGGTTCTCTACGTCTGGTTGGCCATGATCGCGGACTGGACGCTGCGGATGGGACTAATGGTCTGGCGGTACCGGTCGGAGCGTTGGAAGGCCATTCAAGTCATCCGCTGA
- a CDS encoding SIR2 family NAD-dependent protein deacylase, with the protein MKSDLATLKSALASAHAITVLTGAGISSDSGVPTFRGTDGLWRNFRVEDLATPEAFARDPRLVWEWYNWRRELIASKQPNPAHHAVVEIERRAGRFWLITQNVDGLHRSAGSEKLSEIHGNIWMVRCTLCGRIEDNRDVPITLLPSCRHCGGLLRPHIVWFGEPLRHEDLAQSTLALKQCDVLLVIGTSGVVYPAAGFAAVAKEAGAFVAEINPEPTPQSAAVDLVLRGRAKEILPLLL; encoded by the coding sequence GTGAAATCGGACCTGGCAACCCTCAAATCCGCGCTTGCCTCAGCCCACGCCATCACCGTGCTGACTGGCGCCGGCATTTCATCGGACAGCGGGGTCCCGACATTTCGCGGCACCGACGGGTTATGGCGAAACTTTCGGGTGGAGGATCTCGCCACGCCTGAAGCCTTCGCGCGCGATCCGCGGCTGGTATGGGAATGGTACAACTGGCGAAGAGAACTCATCGCGTCCAAGCAGCCGAATCCGGCTCATCACGCGGTCGTTGAGATCGAACGACGAGCCGGCCGGTTTTGGCTCATCACGCAGAACGTCGACGGCCTCCATCGGTCGGCGGGATCCGAGAAGCTTTCGGAAATCCACGGAAACATTTGGATGGTCCGTTGTACCCTGTGCGGACGCATCGAAGACAATCGCGACGTTCCCATCACGCTGCTTCCATCATGCCGGCACTGCGGCGGTCTCCTCCGTCCGCATATCGTCTGGTTCGGCGAGCCCCTCCGCCACGAAGACCTCGCACAATCCACTCTGGCGCTCAAGCAGTGCGACGTCCTGCTCGTCATCGGAACATCCGGCGTCGTCTATCCGGCGGCCGGCTTCGCCGCGGTGGCCAAAGAGGCCGGTGCATTCGTCGCGGAGATCAACCCGGAGCCGACGCCGCAGTCCGCCGCCGTCGACCTCGTGCTACGCGGGCGCGCCAAGGAAATCCTGCCGCTTCTGCTATAA